In one window of Candidatus Bathyarchaeia archaeon DNA:
- a CDS encoding tRNA(Ile)(2)-agmatinylcytidine synthase has product MLNTIHVGVDDTDSPRGGCTTYVAALLVTELENLECEFIDYPNLIRLNPNVPWKTRGNGAVSLRFKCPSNRVEEAVQRILRVVEENSDLGYANTDPAVSILVGEVPQEVTSFSFKAIRNVVSVDEALQVASTTGVKTYPLKGRRGIVGSLAALGEVLKNDHTFELIAYRSRQNIGTPRKVDYESVVEMDGKTRPFTYNNYDPEKRRILITPHGADPILYGIRGETPQIVLEASRMLAVKEPVERWVIFRTNHGTDMHYSGLQTVKDLEPHHPVTLEGVVAETPKTIQGGHVFFTLADETGTVECAAYEPTGSFKDAVKQLNVGDSVKVYGGVKPPGNKHPLTVNLEKLEVKKIYSQLLCLNPKCPMCGRRMESAGKGQGYRCKKCKTKQPSKIWEERPRALKPGLYIPPPRAQRHLTKPITRYGLEKNGCSIELTVKWHYP; this is encoded by the coding sequence ATGCTCAACACCATCCATGTAGGCGTCGATGACACCGACTCCCCGAGGGGTGGATGCACCACCTACGTGGCGGCGCTGCTGGTCACGGAGCTGGAGAACCTTGAATGCGAATTCATCGACTACCCGAATTTGATTAGGTTAAACCCCAATGTTCCATGGAAAACCCGTGGAAACGGCGCCGTAAGCCTAAGGTTTAAATGCCCATCAAACCGAGTTGAAGAAGCCGTCCAACGTATACTCCGGGTTGTAGAAGAAAACTCCGATTTAGGATACGCGAACACCGACCCTGCAGTCTCCATCCTCGTAGGAGAAGTCCCGCAGGAAGTAACCAGCTTTTCGTTTAAGGCGATCAGAAACGTGGTGAGCGTGGATGAAGCCCTCCAAGTAGCTTCCACTACGGGCGTTAAAACATATCCCTTGAAGGGGAGGCGGGGAATCGTCGGTTCCCTAGCGGCCTTGGGAGAAGTGTTGAAAAACGACCACACGTTCGAGCTCATAGCCTACCGGTCTAGACAGAATATTGGAACGCCCCGGAAAGTGGACTATGAATCGGTTGTTGAAATGGATGGGAAAACGAGGCCCTTTACCTACAACAACTATGATCCCGAGAAGAGGAGGATTCTCATCACCCCTCACGGCGCGGACCCCATCTTGTATGGGATCAGGGGTGAGACTCCTCAAATCGTCTTAGAGGCCTCTCGGATGCTGGCTGTGAAGGAGCCTGTTGAACGATGGGTGATCTTCAGAACCAACCATGGAACAGACATGCATTACTCCGGGCTTCAAACAGTAAAGGACTTAGAACCACACCATCCTGTTACACTTGAGGGAGTGGTGGCCGAAACCCCTAAAACAATCCAGGGTGGACATGTTTTCTTCACGCTCGCCGACGAAACCGGGACGGTAGAATGCGCCGCCTACGAGCCTACAGGCTCCTTTAAAGACGCGGTGAAGCAACTAAACGTCGGCGACAGTGTTAAGGTTTACGGAGGAGTTAAGCCGCCTGGAAACAAGCATCCCCTCACCGTTAACCTTGAAAAGCTGGAAGTGAAAAAAATTTATTCTCAACTCTTATGTTTGAACCCAAAATGCCCCATGTGCGGTAGGAGGATGGAGTCCGCCGGGAAGGGTCAGGGATATCGATGCAAAAAATGTAAGACGAAACAACCTTCTAAAATATGGGAGGAAAGGCCTAGAGCGTTGAAGCCAGGCCTCTACATTCCCCCACCCCGCGCCCAAAGACATCTTACAAAACCCATAACCCGATACGGATTGGAGAAAAATGGTTGTTCAATCGAGTTAACTGTGAAATGGCATTACCCGTAA